ATGAGATGGAAATGGACCACCTATGTCGCCTGAGATAGCAAATTGTTTGCTGCAGCAGACGTGACTGGTCAGCATTGGCGGCTTTCATCAAGTGACGACTGGATTCGAACCTATTCATGCTGGGAAATATTGGGTTTACAACATCGAAGTGGTGAAGGGACATCAGCAGATTTTTGGGATGAGAGGACAGGAAACCAGCAATATTTCCTCGCAAATCAACCTGCAAATGGCAAGTGCCCGTATAGATGATCATCGAGAGAGTAAGAAATAATCCATGCAATTTTATGCGACCACTGTGTCACGGATGCAAGCACTGGCGGAGGTTCAAACTGCCAGTGAGGCCAGGTCGGAGCTGCATATTGtgcccaaaaaaagaaaggtggagTACACTTTTAGGTGttagttttcttgaaaatttttttagttaattaatttgCAATTGTGTTCCCACTagccaaatgaatttttttattatgaGTATGGGAAGTTAGAAAAATTTTAAGTTTACACCTAATGATTTGTGAAAAGTTAATTTACATATGCTTTTATAAGTAATAATTTTTTACGGCAGTCCTTAGCTAAACCAAACATAACAAAGAAGGACTCAGTTCATTAATTTAATGATGACTGCAAGTACAAGTCTAATGCTTTAAGGAGTTTATAGATATCATTCAGTGGGTTACTTAATTAAACCCTCTTGTGTCATATATTGAATACACATATGTGTAGACAAAATGTTAATTGGATATAATTTTCGTACACTTCTCTACAAAACTCTTGTGATATAATACATGAGATCAAAGGATTGTTGAAAAAcatctaagatttttttttcagtaATTGGTTATAAAAATTTGTCCATTTCATTTACCAAATTCGaagatttttttaatttgcGCCTCTATTGAAATTTTATCCTAACTCCGCCACTAGATGCAAGAAATCTTGATGATCAATAAGCATGTTCAAAAGAGTAAACGTGGAAGGAAGGGCTTATGGTCCTTTAACATATTGCCTAAATTGTTGTCTATTTTACTTGATTAAGTTTGCAAATGTgcttattttagttttatttttattgctttattggGCTTTTAGTCACTTGAGAGCATCTTAGTTTATAATCAGCCAGAGATGATCTCCATGATGTGTTAGTGTTCAAAAGTAAAAAGACTAAATTCATAGAAAGTTAGAACCTCACTGAATTCAAGCACATATTTTCTAGGTTGGATTCAAGCACATATAATCACTGAATTAGCaatcttattttctaggttggACGACTAAAGTCTCATTGCATCACAAATAAATTTTCATCAGCACTTCTATGCTCAACCAAGGGCAAGAGTTAATCAACATCTTCCTTCAGGGTAAATTTCGTATGCAGTAGTCTAGCTTTAAGAAATCAAATTACCTGATGAAGACCTTTTTGGGGAGATAGATTTACTCCAATGTCAGCTATACAAACCATGGTAATGTGGTCAGCCGAGTGTAAATGCGCATAGTGCCGAAGGCAACCTTCCATATCATTTGCTAAGGCTTTTGCCAAAGGATAACTGAATATTAGCCCTGCTCCACCGAATCCCATGTTGAACGAGAACCCATAGTTTGTAATAATACACTCGGATGGGCCACCAAGGTAGTAGTACTTGGTATGATCATATTTTGCAAGAACATCAACCATATTATCCACAAAAAAGATTGAATCATCATCCCCCATAATCAACCATCGGAACCCTTTGCGCTCATCTCTAACTATTTCCATAATTGCATGCACCATGCGAACCATGATCGGTGCATATGCGTGTGTCTCTTTTATGAATTTAGTTAGGTCGTCGGAGACCCTATATGGAGGAGAAGCTGATGACCAGGGCAAAAGGTTTCCTTGTGGAGTTTTATCAAGATAGAGATATCCTCGGAATTCATTTGGTCGCCACCATGATTCAATATAATCCTTCCTGTGATGCATCGCTTTCTCGGAACCAACCAGTCCAAACAGAAGGAGTTTAGTGGTAGTAGGAGAATCACTAGAGTTTGACTGCAGGTGTGTTTTCCCTGTGATTGAAGAAGGAATGGAATTTGCAGCCCAGTTTGGTTGTTTCACATAaaagaatatgaaacaaaaacaagagaCTGATCCAAAGATCAATAGCAGATTGATGGAGTAAAGCTTCTTCTTGAACATTATTGCAGATGACATTGTTCAGAAGATGGAAGTAAAGGTTGTTTGACAACATATAAAAGCTGAGCAAGGAGAACTAGCGTGAGGCTTGCACAAGAGTCAACGTTCATAAAAGATGCAGCAGCCCTATACCGTGGATCTAATTTTAGCTGCTTTGTTGTAGCCAAGCTAGCCACCAACGAAACATAGCTTGCACTCTTCTACCGGAAAAAGACCGCATGCCAATTGATTACGTCCTACCAGAATTTAgttgattcatttctttgttccTTTTTCCGAATTAGACCAATTCAATCAAATTAACTTGGCTCTGCTAACCATCTTCAGAGTAATTAACAGTGCTGAACTACTAATTACAGTCTGTTAGCGTTATACAAAGCTCTATTGATCTATATAACATCTCCTGTTAATTCTCTATttttagagtaaatcttatatacactgataatgtatacactattaaAGTTAGATATACGAcacatatgtaaaatttgagtttcaaattcaaattcgaattatgtgtcatgtatttattaGTGAAAatgtatacactgacagtgcataaaagattaatcttttttttttctcttctactTGAGTACGGATTCTGTTGGCATCTCAAGGGAAATTCCACCAACGATAAAACCTTTCCACCTTcggttttaaaattttaaatatttttatcaAATCTTTTAATAGTTTTTCTAGTTAGTCTATGGGTAGTCTATTTGTTTGTTCAGTGCTCTAATTGTTTTCTATTCTTTAAGTTGAACGAGATAATTAATTACAAGTAAGCTTGTTCGCGTTAATACGAGAAGAATGAAGAGAAAAGATTATAAGAAGATACCGGTCAACTCTTTCTTGGTCGAAATAAAGTGGCGCAATTCTACCAGGCTTAAATACGAGAATCGCATTAAAGTTGTGTACCctaaagggcaaaaaaaaaaaggaaatatagTTCAAAATATCCTTTAAAATCAAGTCAGTAAATTTTGGTCTCAATCCAAGTTTCCGACTACTTTTTACCTCGAATCCATTACATGATTCATGCATAGTTATTTTTTAGGGATAAAAAAGTTATATTTCATTTGTAGTTAAATAAATGATCcgattcatatttatttttaccCCTAAAAAAGTAGAATATGTTCCAAACCATATTCATTTTTTCTAAAAGAGTGGGATAGGACCTAATACATATTCATTTTTTCACTAAAAAAATGGAATATGACCCTTTTGCACATAAAAAATTGTCTACACGTGAGTCTAATGGCGATTTTAAgctaaaaaattatcaaaaaatttaGCTGGAACTAAATTTTATTAACTTAAATTTATAAAAGATGTGAATTTAACATTTTAGAATATGAAGGATGAAAAAGTTCATTTGATGATCTGTAAGGGatgttttgaacaatttttttttcaaaaaaatcttAATTGTCTCATAACGAAGCAATAAAATAATTGTTAAACCATAtaatttgtcatttttttcaGCTATTAATCTTTCCCTGTTTCACATGTTATAGATTAAAGTCCGATGACACTGGAAACTTGGAGCCCACGTACCTAAGAAATTTCCTAAAAAGTAAAAAGTAAAAACTGACAAATTCCTCACACTGCCTGGTTGCTGATTACCGTTTTAGAAACTTGGAGCCCACGTCCCTAAGTTATTTcctaaaaattaaaaactaacAAATTCCTCAAGCTGCCTTGTTGCTGATTCGTCTCAGAGAATCTCTTCTTTCCTATTACTGGAAGTATTTGTCTTGGATTTCTTGAAATCCTAGGGCTAGGAAAAGTTTGTCGAGTCTATAAGAAAATCGATATCCCTAATCAAACATCTTAGCAGATTTTAAGCGTCTCCAAAGAGATTCTCAATTAAAGGTTCGTTTTCATAGCATCGATTGTTTTCCGTTCTTTGTTCTAATTTTAGTGCAGGTTCTCCCTGAAACTTAATTATCAAACAAATCATCATGGAGACCTTAGAGCATGTGAAAaaaccaaaatcacaaaattattgTGTTTTCATGCAGGAAAAAGAGAGCAAGAATGAAGAAAATCCCCACAAAAAGGGAGAGGAGGCAATCCCTGATGGAATAATGCGTGAAGTTTCTGTTGGGAAGGGATTATCTGGAGCCCTGAAGCTGTTGTTAGATCAAGGATATCTCAAGGAAACTAAAGAATTGAGTAATCCGAAAACGGGCTCGAAAACAAGCAAGCTTGGCGGGATTTATGATGATCGGGGACAAAGGGAGATAATCATTGAGAGAAGAGATGAGCTTGGAAATGTCATGAATGAAAAAGAAGCTTTTCGCCAACTTTGTTATAAGTTTCAAGGGAAGAGGCCTAGTAAAACTAAGCAAGACAAGCGTATGCGGAAGATCGAGAGGGAGAAGAATGTGAAGCTATCGTCCCAGAATTCTGAAGAAAGTATGGTGCTAATGGATAATGCTTTGAAGAAGCTTCAAAAACCTTATCTTGTTATCGAAGGGAAAAAAAGGGCTACATGATGAATAGTGCCCACCTGTTGGCTCGCATGAAGGTCAATGGCCTGAGCACCAAGATGCAGCTCCTCGCAAGAGCACTAAAACTAGTAAGTTCCGTGAAGATCTGCAATGCAATACCCTGAACTTTAGGAATATTCTACTGTCACAGTGCACTTTATCTACTATTGGTAATTTTTCTCTATTGCTTTtaccatttttttcattttgttcagtTCTGTGCCAACTTTTTCTTGTTTGGGAATGTTtactaaaaattttttctttattaaatTGGTGATACAAGAAGCATAAAAATTCTGGCTCCTTTCTGGTAATGCACAATTTCTGTTGCAAGGGAACATTTAGTGTCTTACTAAGCATGCTACATTGCAAAATACAAAGAGTGATACCTGACGTTTTATAGGCTGAGGATAGGCAAAATTCTGTCTTTTAATCCCACGTAGTTAGCACAGTGAGCCATGAAGTCAAGCACATCCCATATCGGTGGGGAAGCACATTTTTGCTGCTATTTTTACCAGTAACTGATAACGTTCAGTACAACAGCAAAGTAGGATGGAAACAGAATCATAAGTTGGATATGAATTTATTTGTCACAAAAATTTGttacttgcatcataaacacgtttttcaaactttttttatattcttaaccatatttttatttaacatacatcacatcacaaaaagtactacagtattatttcaaataatattttcaaatgatctccaatccaaacacactcattctCAATGAAGCAAAGTTTAATGCCTGGTTTCGTTTGCGGGTCGAATCAGCTGGCAAAAATCCTGTAATGCGATCCAATATAATTAACAACTCAGGTCCTCAAATCCAGTCCGTTATCGGTCTACCAGTAATTGCCTAATTGACGAggaaatttgaagcaaatttaaATGGAAACAGAGTGATGATCAAAGGTACACCCTTCTATTTTTAACACCTAAAACATGTAGACACAAGACACCACAATTTTGgcccagagagagagagaggaatgGATGTAGAACAAGGCAAACTGATAAGGAAACCATTCTTTTGTAGCATAAGCTTTAAATTCTCTTTGTTTCTACCTTGTATATTTGTTTCCGCTTTGTCCAGAAACAAATGGAGCAGTAGTAGAAGAAAGAGAAGCGGACAAGAGAATTTCTACGATAAGTACAACACAGGTAACATGATCTTTCTTGGAAACTACATAATAGCATTTATACCTTGTAAGTTTGCAAGAGTACACATTTAAGGTAATGCATCCACCCGAGTCCTGTTGCTTTTGTCCTTTTTATGTCTGAGTGTAACTGAATCCTCATGCCTCCACCCATACTCTAAATGCATACTTTAAACAGATAAGTGAGAAGCAAATTTAACAGTCTaatgaaaaagaagataaaaaccagaatgGGTACTCATGAGATAATCTTTGCATCTCAATGTAACAGGTGCTCCTGCAAAGAGAAGCTTAAAAGAAGACATTCATACTTCACCAGATAAGGGAAAGATTCAAATGAGAACATGGATTGGGTTGTTAAGAATTAGGAATCATTAGGTCCAGACCCAATTATCCTTGTAAAATTCAGCTTAATTTCAACATTATTTTGCAAATTACAGAGACAGACTGCTTCAGTTACTCGGCTAACAGGGTACAGGCAAGCAGATCTTGAACGAAAACAGCTCGCCCAGTAGCTtgtctcattcttttttctcgcTCTTCGTGACTTAAGGATGACTCGAAACTGCAAAGATGGTTACATAGGTGATAAAGAA
This portion of the Coffea arabica cultivar ET-39 chromosome 2e, Coffea Arabica ET-39 HiFi, whole genome shotgun sequence genome encodes:
- the LOC140036660 gene encoding uncharacterized protein isoform X1 — its product is MSSAIMFKKKLYSINLLLIFGSVSCFCFIFFYVKQPNWAANSIPSSITGKTHLQSNSSDSPTTTKLLLFGLVGSEKAMHHRKDYIESWWRPNEFRGYLYLDKTPQGNLLPWSSASPPYRVSDDLTKFIKETHAYAPIMVRMVHAIMEIVRDERKGFRWLIMGDDDSIFFVDNMVDVLAKYDHTKYYYLGGPSECIITNYGFSFNMGFGGAGLIFSYPLAKALANDMEGCLRHYAHLHSADHITMVCIADIGVNLSPQKGLHQVDLRGNIAGFLSSHPKNLLMSLHHFDVVNPIFPSMNRFESSRHLMKAANADQSRLLQQTICYLRRHRWSISISWGYSVHIYEKIIPRSWLQNPIETFRRWGGSKMDPPRYFLFNTRAPSKESCEAPHIFFFDSVKKISKNSTLTSYIRSSPRKLPPCVLSADIVSHVDVYSPATKRIEIDRCECCDVTYADRTKRATVRFRECRPEEIIR
- the LOC140036660 gene encoding uncharacterized protein isoform X2, encoding MHHRKDYIESWWRPNEFRGYLYLDKTPQGNLLPWSSASPPYRVSDDLTKFIKETHAYAPIMVRMVHAIMEIVRDERKGFRWLIMGDDDSIFFVDNMVDVLAKYDHTKYYYLGGPSECIITNYGFSFNMGFGGAGLIFSYPLAKALANDMEGCLRHYAHLHSADHITMVCIADIGVNLSPQKGLHQVDLRGNIAGFLSSHPKNLLMSLHHFDVVNPIFPSMNRFESSRHLMKAANADQSRLLQQTICYLRRHRWSISISWGYSVHIYEKIIPRSWLQNPIETFRRWGGSKMDPPRYFLFNTRAPSKESCEAPHIFFFDSVKKISKNSTLTSYIRSSPRKLPPCVLSADIVSHVDVYSPATKRIEIDRCECCDVTYADRTKRATVRFRECRPEEIIR